The Williamsoniiplasma somnilux genome includes a window with the following:
- the rplL gene encoding 50S ribosomal protein L7/L12, whose translation MAITKDDIIKALEEMKLTELNDLVKQIEDHFGVVAAAAVAAPAAAATAAAPTEAAVVITSVGGNKVGVIKAVKDLTGLGLMDAKKLVDGATPITVKEGVKMDEAEKMKEALVAAGAAVELK comes from the coding sequence ATGGCAATTACAAAAGACGATATTATCAAGGCATTAGAAGAAATGAAATTAACTGAATTAAACGATTTAGTAAAACAAATCGAAGATCACTTCGGAGTTGTTGCAGCAGCAGCTGTAGCAGCACCAGCAGCAGCTGCAACAGCAGCAGCACCAACTGAAGCAGCAGTTGTTATTACTTCTGTTGGAGGAAACAAAGTTGGAGTTATTAAAGCAGTTAAAGATTTAACTGGTTTAGGATTAATGGATGCTAAAAAATTAGTTGATGGAGCAACACCAATCACAGTTAAAGAAGGCGTAAAAATGGATGAAGCTGAAAAAATGAAAGAAGCTTTAGTAGCAGCTGGAGCGGCTGTTGAATTAAAATAA
- the rplJ gene encoding 50S ribosomal protein L10 → MVLQRPAHAIKAEIVLAIAGKLKSPGVAVAEYKNLTVAQMTKFRQAALKQNIEVKVYKDSLVRRAAEASGLEGLSEFLTQQNVFIFSEDSIAAAKLVAEFAKTNEDMKLKAGIIEGAIMDTAAINEIASLPSKDELYGMFASSLIYPLRQFMNVVKEIAKTKEA, encoded by the coding sequence ATGGTATTACAAAGACCTGCTCATGCGATCAAAGCTGAAATAGTTTTAGCAATTGCTGGAAAATTAAAATCACCAGGTGTGGCTGTTGCAGAATACAAAAACTTAACAGTAGCACAAATGACCAAATTTAGACAAGCAGCTTTAAAACAAAATATTGAAGTTAAAGTTTATAAAGATTCACTAGTTCGTCGTGCTGCTGAAGCTTCTGGTTTAGAAGGGTTATCTGAATTTTTAACTCAACAAAACGTATTTATTTTTTCAGAAGATTCAATCGCAGCAGCTAAATTGGTAGCTGAATTTGCAAAAACTAATGAAGATATGAAATTAAAAGCCGGAATTATTGAAGGCGCAATTATGGATACTGCTGCAATTAACGAAATTGCTTCACTTCCATCAAAAGATGAACTATACGGTATGTTTGCATCTTCACTTATTTACCCATTACGTCAATTCATGAACGTAGTTAAAGAAATTGCAAAAACAAAAGAAGCATAA
- a CDS encoding DNA methyltransferase encodes MDSNIVIKESYNLNFKLIKSLDLTSEVKENWKNKSRMWGDKTHRISSYVAMFSPALANYFIKEYSEENDIILDTFSGRGTTLLQARLDNRKAYAIDLNPFAYVLSKSKSRSFKIQDILSRINELEEEYNKSFNNYKWNKDLEIYYSRHNLKQISFIKEKLGLKWHSLSEIDNYILAITLGIMHGPMRKNGETLYLSLHMSNHTSMSKNYVKKYAKEKKLKKPKDNVFEKIKNRAKFIILKSKYSDNVGIVKYGNALEIYNYFPNLKPKLVFTSPPYLNIINYTNQNWLKMWLLGFDTKEKNKSIGLNDDCKLYEYKNFMKSYLLNISKISSINTTIILVIGDVRNSSFKDIWSEIKEGVPELVIKEIYIDPIKQTNKATNSMGSKAGKATRIDRIYVFKKVNL; translated from the coding sequence ATGGATTCAAATATAGTTATAAAAGAATCTTATAATTTGAATTTTAAATTAATAAAATCATTAGATTTAACTTCTGAGGTCAAAGAAAATTGAAAAAATAAAAGTCGTATGTGAGGAGATAAAACACACCGAATTTCTTCATATGTAGCTATGTTTTCTCCTGCTTTGGCGAATTATTTTATAAAAGAATATAGCGAAGAAAACGATATAATATTGGACACTTTTTCTGGCCGCGGTACAACATTGCTTCAGGCAAGATTAGATAATAGAAAAGCCTATGCAATTGATTTAAACCCTTTTGCTTATGTTTTATCAAAATCAAAATCGAGATCGTTTAAAATTCAAGATATTTTATCTAGAATAAACGAATTGGAAGAAGAATATAATAAAAGTTTTAATAATTATAAATGAAATAAGGATTTGGAAATTTATTATAGTCGACATAATTTAAAACAAATTTCTTTCATTAAAGAAAAATTGGGTTTAAAGTGGCATTCATTAAGCGAAATTGACAATTATATATTGGCAATAACACTTGGAATAATGCATGGACCAATGAGAAAAAACGGTGAAACCTTATACTTATCTTTGCATATGAGCAATCACACTTCTATGTCTAAAAACTATGTAAAAAAATATGCAAAAGAAAAAAAACTAAAAAAACCAAAGGATAATGTTTTTGAAAAAATAAAAAATCGTGCAAAATTTATTATTTTAAAATCTAAATATTCAGATAATGTCGGTATAGTTAAATACGGTAATGCATTGGAGATATATAATTATTTTCCTAATTTGAAACCAAAATTAGTTTTCACATCACCCCCGTATTTAAATATAATTAATTACACTAATCAAAATTGACTTAAAATGTGACTACTTGGATTTGATACCAAAGAAAAAAACAAATCAATAGGCTTAAACGATGATTGTAAACTGTATGAATATAAAAATTTTATGAAATCGTATTTATTGAATATTTCTAAAATATCTTCAATAAATACGACAATAATATTGGTAATAGGAGATGTTCGTAATAGCTCCTTTAAAGATATTTGAAGCGAAATTAAAGAAGGTGTACCAGAACTAGTTATTAAAGAAATATACATTGATCCAATTAAACAAACAAACAAAGCAACGAATTCAATGGGTTCTAAAGCTGGTAAAGCAACAAGAATTGATAGAATTTATGTATTTAAAAAAGTAAATTTATAG
- the rplA gene encoding 50S ribosomal protein L1 — MAKVTKKYKEASAKVEKHKVYEVKEALKLAKETSTTKFDSTVEIAFNLNIDPRKADQQIRGAIVLPSGTGKTQKVLVLTNTKVKEAQDAKADFVGGEELITKIQKENWFDFDVIIATPEMMAKLGTIGKVLGPKGLMPNPKTGTVTLDVAKAIDDVKKGKIEFRADKEGNVHAILGKASFTVEALEANFNAIANEIKKARPQTVKGDYVINVTISTTMGPGIKVSL, encoded by the coding sequence ATGGCTAAAGTAACTAAAAAATACAAAGAAGCTTCAGCCAAAGTTGAAAAACATAAAGTTTATGAAGTTAAAGAAGCTTTAAAATTAGCTAAAGAAACTTCAACAACTAAATTCGATTCAACTGTTGAAATTGCCTTTAATTTAAATATTGACCCAAGAAAAGCAGATCAACAAATTCGTGGAGCTATCGTTTTACCTTCAGGAACAGGAAAAACTCAAAAAGTTTTAGTTTTAACTAATACTAAAGTTAAAGAAGCTCAAGATGCAAAAGCTGATTTTGTTGGTGGAGAAGAATTAATTACTAAAATTCAAAAAGAAAACTGATTTGATTTTGATGTAATTATTGCAACTCCTGAAATGATGGCAAAATTAGGAACAATTGGAAAAGTTTTAGGACCAAAAGGTTTAATGCCTAACCCTAAAACCGGAACTGTTACTCTTGATGTAGCAAAAGCAATTGATGATGTTAAAAAAGGGAAAATTGAATTCCGTGCTGATAAAGAAGGAAATGTTCATGCTATTCTTGGTAAAGCATCATTTACTGTTGAAGCTCTTGAAGCTAATTTTAATGCAATTGCAAATGAAATTAAAAAAGCTAGACCTCAAACTGTTAAAGGTGATTACGTAATTAATGTAACCATTTCAACAACGATGGGTCCCGGAATTAAAGTTTCCTTGTAA
- the rplK gene encoding 50S ribosomal protein L11 has product MAKRITRIAKLEFMAMQAKPGAELASLGINMPEFTKQFNEATKERAGDVVPVIITAYDDKSFDFELKTTPAAVLLKRAAKIEKGARNSGKEIVATISVDEIRKIAEYKLVDLNANDIESAMKIIAGTAKNMGIKVDGMGEIK; this is encoded by the coding sequence GTGGCAAAAAGAATCACACGTATTGCAAAATTAGAATTCATGGCAATGCAAGCAAAACCTGGTGCAGAATTAGCTTCATTAGGAATTAACATGCCTGAATTTACCAAACAATTCAACGAAGCAACTAAAGAAAGAGCAGGAGACGTTGTTCCTGTTATTATTACTGCTTATGATGATAAATCATTTGATTTTGAATTGAAAACAACCCCAGCAGCTGTTTTATTAAAAAGAGCTGCAAAAATTGAAAAAGGTGCTCGTAACTCAGGAAAAGAAATTGTTGCAACTATTTCAGTTGATGAAATTAGAAAAATTGCTGAATATAAATTAGTAGATTTAAATGCTAACGATATTGAATCGGCGATGAAAATTATTGCAGGAACTGCCAAAAATATGGGAATCAAAGTCGATGGGATGGGAGAAATTAAATAA
- the nusG gene encoding transcription termination/antitermination protein NusG — protein MSHKNLEEEIISAKGQWFAINCQTGHEEKVMADLIQKIKTSNLESEVYDVRISKFSTLTPKGKETEKNKFPGYIFINMIMSERAWFIVRNTPGVTGFIGSSGRGAKPFPLTIDEVIRMLTPEPVVAKIEEEAPIIKREKGVAVAKKELKTAPFAEGDIVLIKEGPYANEEGPVISMDYSKGVAIISIEMFGRYTPAEVAFENIASLKEK, from the coding sequence ATGTCACACAAAAATTTAGAAGAAGAAATAATTTCAGCAAAAGGGCAATGATTTGCAATTAACTGTCAAACAGGTCACGAAGAAAAAGTGATGGCAGATTTAATCCAAAAAATTAAAACATCGAATTTAGAATCAGAAGTTTACGATGTGAGAATTTCAAAATTTTCAACTTTAACACCAAAAGGTAAGGAGACAGAAAAAAATAAATTTCCGGGCTATATTTTTATTAATATGATCATGAGCGAAAGAGCTTGATTTATAGTAAGAAACACACCTGGTGTTACGGGATTTATTGGTTCTTCAGGAAGAGGGGCTAAACCCTTTCCACTAACAATTGATGAAGTAATTAGAATGTTAACTCCAGAACCAGTTGTTGCTAAAATTGAAGAAGAAGCACCTATTATTAAAAGAGAAAAAGGAGTTGCAGTAGCCAAAAAAGAATTAAAAACCGCACCATTTGCTGAGGGTGATATTGTTTTAATTAAAGAAGGACCATATGCAAACGAAGAAGGTCCAGTTATTTCAATGGACTATTCTAAAGGTGTGGCAATTATTTCAATCGAAATGTTTGGAAGATACACACCTGCTGAAGTGGCTTTCGAAAATATTGCATCACTTAAAGAAAAATAG
- the secE gene encoding preprotein translocase subunit SecE, which yields MKNKNDSKAKANKAKLEKIEARQKAKEAKAAYKLQKSSLKKNKNQNIVNSYDDEGIINKVQIDSKEIKRKTKKSIRVKKIKEAKDKIDWKLSFKEFPVKMVKEVNKIKWSSRINLSKKYITVLIFMAVFALVFYFVDWGLQELFALIKVV from the coding sequence ATGAAAAATAAGAACGATAGTAAAGCTAAGGCTAATAAGGCTAAATTAGAAAAAATCGAAGCTAGGCAAAAAGCAAAAGAGGCAAAAGCGGCGTATAAACTTCAAAAATCTTCTTTGAAAAAAAACAAGAACCAAAATATTGTTAATTCCTATGATGATGAAGGTATTATTAATAAAGTTCAAATTGATTCTAAAGAGATAAAAAGAAAAACTAAAAAAAGTATCAGAGTAAAAAAAATTAAGGAAGCCAAAGACAAAATTGATTGAAAATTATCTTTTAAAGAATTTCCAGTAAAAATGGTTAAGGAAGTTAATAAAATTAAATGATCAAGCAGAATTAACTTATCAAAAAAATATATAACTGTTTTAATTTTTATGGCAGTGTTTGCACTTGTATTTTATTTTGTTGATTGAGGACTACAAGAACTATTCGCTTTAATAAAAGTAGTTTAG
- the rpmG gene encoding 50S ribosomal protein L33 codes for MGTNNRKVILVCEECLNRNYSLTKSTLTQKERLEIKKFCPTCNSHKLHKETR; via the coding sequence ATGGGAACAAATAACAGAAAAGTAATTTTAGTTTGTGAAGAATGTTTGAATAGAAATTATTCTCTAACAAAATCAACTCTAACTCAAAAAGAAAGACTCGAGATTAAAAAATTCTGCCCAACTTGCAATAGCCACAAATTACATAAAGAAACAAGATAG
- the rlmB gene encoding 23S rRNA (guanosine(2251)-2'-O)-methyltransferase RlmB: MEQRNLIYGKHAVEEFIKKHPNMIKKIWVKNFELLDKYKVINELAIEVIKSTDEKMEKLFLDYVNHQGIVAEVKEFNYTPFKDLIENLQTKNSALILMLDQIHDPHNFGAIIRSASLLGVDGIVILDRKQVLVNATVVKTSVGTVYDLIISKVSNLSNAIKELQEAGFWVYSSNLNKDAVDMRKVDFANKTVLIVGNEQKGVSELITKNSDMNVYIPSTQNIDSFNVSVASALLLFEVANKIKKF; the protein is encoded by the coding sequence ATGGAACAAAGAAATTTAATTTATGGTAAACATGCAGTTGAGGAATTTATCAAAAAACATCCCAACATGATTAAAAAAATTTGAGTTAAAAATTTTGAACTTTTAGATAAATACAAAGTAATTAATGAATTAGCAATAGAAGTAATAAAAAGTACTGATGAAAAAATGGAAAAACTATTTCTTGATTATGTAAATCATCAAGGTATTGTAGCAGAAGTTAAAGAATTTAATTACACGCCATTTAAAGATTTGATTGAAAATTTACAAACAAAAAACTCGGCTTTAATTTTAATGTTGGATCAAATTCATGACCCTCATAACTTTGGGGCAATTATTAGAAGTGCTAGCTTACTTGGCGTTGATGGTATTGTTATTTTAGACCGTAAACAGGTACTGGTTAATGCAACGGTTGTTAAAACATCAGTTGGGACTGTTTATGATTTAATTATTTCTAAAGTTTCAAATCTGTCTAATGCAATTAAAGAATTGCAAGAAGCTGGTTTTTGAGTTTACTCTTCAAATTTAAACAAGGATGCCGTAGATATGAGAAAAGTTGATTTTGCAAACAAAACTGTGTTAATTGTTGGCAATGAGCAAAAAGGTGTTTCTGAATTAATTACTAAAAATAGTGATATGAACGTTTATATTCCCTCAACTCAAAATATTGATTCTTTTAATGTTTCTGTTGCTTCAGCGTTATTATTATTTGAAGTTGCAAATAAAATTAAAAAATTTTAA
- the cysS gene encoding cysteine--tRNA ligase, whose protein sequence is MKLYNSLTRTAELLEKSVLNIYSCGPTVYNYIHIGNARPSILMDVLIRFLETQNIEINFLQNITDIDDKIINKAIEQNQSEEIVSKQFTEAYLNDLKSLNVKLPNKITPISEKMPEMIAFIQALIDQGDAYVSGGNVYFNINKQKANYGQLSGRKIEELISGERVEIDLNKKNPLDFTLWKNTDIGKKWNSPFGEGRPGWHTECAVLIEDYFKGKTIDIHAGGIDLKFPHHENERIQYIAKNKIELANLWMHNGHLTMSGEKMSKSLGNVILVKEFVSQYNPNLLRWIFLTTNYKQPLNISDDLIEQALKFFEKLNNLRKKVIKEIALNNFNLKKINSKDSLYVQDFFKFMNDDLNTPKVLSLIEALIKNINNKVDANDVVDLLFILNTLGFGNVFNLDISKEEIAQIKKWKDLLDANDFVEADKLRDKLKTKGLI, encoded by the coding sequence ATGAAACTTTATAATTCACTAACAAGAACTGCTGAGCTTTTAGAAAAGTCAGTACTTAATATTTATAGCTGTGGGCCTACTGTTTATAATTACATTCATATTGGTAATGCTCGACCATCTATTTTGATGGATGTGTTAATACGTTTTTTAGAAACGCAAAATATTGAAATTAACTTTTTGCAAAATATCACAGACATTGACGATAAAATAATCAATAAAGCTATTGAGCAAAATCAGTCTGAAGAAATTGTTTCTAAACAATTTACAGAAGCTTATTTGAATGACCTAAAATCTTTAAATGTTAAATTACCAAATAAAATTACGCCTATTAGTGAAAAAATGCCTGAAATGATCGCTTTTATACAAGCTTTAATTGATCAAGGAGACGCTTATGTTTCTGGGGGCAATGTTTATTTTAATATTAATAAGCAAAAAGCTAATTACGGTCAATTGTCAGGAAGAAAAATTGAAGAATTAATTTCAGGAGAAAGAGTTGAAATTGACTTGAATAAAAAAAATCCTCTTGATTTCACACTTTGAAAAAATACTGACATTGGTAAAAAATGAAATTCTCCATTTGGTGAAGGAAGACCAGGTTGACACACTGAATGTGCTGTTTTAATTGAAGATTATTTTAAAGGCAAAACCATTGATATTCATGCTGGAGGAATTGATTTAAAATTTCCCCATCACGAAAACGAACGTATTCAATATATTGCTAAAAATAAAATTGAACTAGCTAATCTTTGAATGCACAATGGACATTTAACTATGAGTGGTGAAAAAATGTCTAAATCACTTGGTAATGTTATTTTAGTTAAAGAATTTGTTTCTCAATATAACCCTAATCTGCTGCGTTGAATTTTTTTAACAACAAACTACAAACAACCATTAAATATTAGTGATGATTTAATTGAGCAAGCACTTAAATTTTTTGAAAAATTAAACAATTTAAGAAAAAAGGTAATTAAAGAAATTGCATTAAACAATTTTAATCTTAAAAAGATTAATTCAAAAGATAGTTTATATGTTCAAGATTTCTTCAAATTTATGAATGATGATTTAAATACTCCAAAGGTGTTGTCGTTAATAGAAGCACTAATAAAAAATATCAATAATAAAGTTGATGCAAATGATGTTGTAGATTTGTTATTTATTCTTAATACATTAGGTTTTGGTAATGTCTTTAATTTAGATATTTCAAAAGAAGAAATTGCACAAATAAAAAAATGAAAAGATTTGTTAGATGCTAATGATTTTGTTGAGGCAGATAAACTTCGAGACAAATTAAAAACGAAGGGATTAATTTAA
- a CDS encoding uracil-DNA glycosylase gives MEIQNPQWKEFFQQERTKSYWTDLEFFVEKEYQQKEIFPSRQNLFSIFENIDPKKIKVVIIGQDPYHGFNQANGIAFSATNNVKTPRSLLNIFKELKSDLGIDHFNNNDLSGWVSQGVFLCNTILTVESSKPLSHANCGWELFTKNCFEYLNQVNSQIVYLLLGNKAKQVYESLSIKSKAKTIIVGHPSPFSFEKFFKDTKPFSKLNKQLVKLNIEPIDWSK, from the coding sequence ATGGAAATACAAAACCCTCAATGAAAAGAATTTTTTCAACAAGAAAGAACTAAGTCGTATTGAACAGACTTAGAATTTTTTGTTGAAAAAGAGTATCAACAAAAAGAAATTTTTCCTAGTCGTCAAAATCTTTTTTCGATTTTTGAAAATATTGATCCTAAAAAAATTAAAGTAGTTATTATTGGTCAAGATCCTTATCACGGTTTTAATCAAGCAAACGGCATAGCTTTTAGTGCGACTAATAATGTTAAAACGCCAAGGAGTTTATTAAATATTTTTAAGGAATTGAAATCAGATTTAGGCATTGATCATTTTAATAATAATGATTTATCAGGATGAGTAAGCCAAGGAGTTTTTTTGTGTAATACTATTTTAACTGTCGAAAGTTCAAAACCGCTATCGCATGCTAATTGTGGTTGAGAATTATTTACCAAAAATTGCTTTGAATATTTAAATCAAGTTAATTCTCAAATTGTTTATTTGTTGTTGGGAAATAAAGCAAAACAAGTTTATGAAAGTTTGTCTATTAAATCAAAAGCAAAAACCATAATTGTTGGTCATCCATCACCTTTTAGTTTTGAAAAGTTTTTCAAAGATACAAAACCTTTTTCTAAATTAAACAAACAACTTGTAAAATTAAATATAGAACCAATTGATTGATCAAAATAG
- a CDS encoding ECF transporter S component → MFDNFGQLLLSGNNLAYASISLLGICLFGFVIFESTKYWHNKRRNIPYNGLKFTTKNIGYIAMMIAVSVSVTVVISITLPVTVFPPIRVAFTGIMIKITGLFFGPIVGIIVGLSTEMLCLMFVPSYIHIAYFFVSIGFGFWAGISSYTTKLKNKNRWITFGLINAYTIGFTIMMYFITSSLGEASAIFGIQIAADILPLVFVIFMAVTLVIIWVLTFTLEILKKTKWLEYVLPVILLCIITETLCTLLIASWGDSGFLGLPANSNGYMSMVVTRLLMVPVKIIFNTTVLTTVTVVLRPLVKQN, encoded by the coding sequence ATGTTTGATAACTTTGGACAATTACTTTTATCGGGTAATAATTTGGCTTATGCTTCGATTTCCCTTCTTGGGATTTGTTTGTTTGGTTTTGTAATTTTTGAATCAACAAAATATTGACATAACAAGCGAAGAAACATCCCTTATAATGGTTTGAAATTTACAACTAAAAACATTGGCTATATAGCAATGATGATCGCCGTATCTGTTTCTGTAACTGTTGTTATTTCAATTACTTTACCAGTAACGGTTTTTCCCCCAATTCGTGTCGCCTTTACTGGGATTATGATTAAAATAACTGGGTTATTTTTTGGTCCAATTGTTGGAATTATTGTTGGTTTAAGCACAGAAATGTTATGCTTAATGTTTGTGCCTTCGTATATTCATATTGCTTATTTTTTTGTTTCAATAGGATTCGGCTTTTGAGCAGGTATATCTTCTTATACCACTAAATTGAAAAATAAGAATAGATGAATTACTTTTGGATTAATTAATGCTTATACAATTGGTTTTACAATTATGATGTATTTCATTACTTCTAGTCTTGGAGAAGCATCAGCCATTTTCGGAATCCAAATAGCAGCAGATATTTTACCGTTGGTTTTTGTAATTTTTATGGCCGTAACTTTAGTTATTATTTGAGTTTTAACTTTTACATTAGAAATTTTGAAAAAGACTAAATGATTAGAATATGTTTTGCCAGTTATTTTGTTATGTATAATCACTGAAACTTTATGTACTTTACTAATAGCATCGTGAGGAGACTCTGGATTTTTAGGTTTACCTGCCAATAGTAATGGATACATGTCAATGGTAGTTACTAGATTATTAATGGTTCCCGTTAAAATTATTTTTAATACAACAGTTTTAACAACAGTAACTGTTGTTTTAAGACCATTAGTTAAACAAAATTAA
- a CDS encoding MATE family efflux transporter translates to MIVFMSLQFIPSLVASGTLVVGGNLIGQNRKEELATIITTGIVVNFLITGFVVLLVNIFAPQLAQMQGTSDNLITGTNIKEMDFVSDYIRILTIQLLFMSIAQVYIAGLQVLKKQRHVAIGAILSNFIDLGVVSLILFGIKGANPLWAALGIPLSVLFQMIYMIIINMHYIDYRNKKRFDRKFAIETIRIGLPITLEMGLWNVCNFMSRSAVAGLGTPNGEDIDKYINLNVYINTINQFSGTFLQAISTVTSILVAREIGRGSVDDAYHQGMNCWKISVYAQLILSTLTFSAVYPLLVWVFNADTQIVIKFGIIIFAIANIKTLFDTVNLTLLRALWAVGDLWTPLIVSIFTMTIGMVMIPLIIEYTFTGATGLGLIYIWLGILLDPIGRATIYVIRWRGRKWTKYAKKL, encoded by the coding sequence ATGATTGTTTTTATGAGTTTGCAATTCATTCCAAGTTTAGTAGCATCAGGAACTTTGGTAGTTGGTGGTAATTTAATTGGTCAAAATCGTAAAGAAGAATTAGCAACTATTATTACAACCGGAATTGTTGTGAATTTTTTAATTACTGGTTTTGTAGTGCTTCTTGTGAATATCTTTGCTCCCCAACTAGCTCAAATGCAAGGAACTAGTGATAACTTAATTACTGGAACTAATATTAAGGAAATGGATTTTGTAAGTGACTATATTCGCATTCTCACAATTCAATTATTATTTATGAGTATTGCTCAAGTTTATATTGCTGGATTACAAGTTTTGAAGAAACAACGTCACGTAGCAATTGGGGCAATTCTTTCTAATTTTATCGATTTAGGAGTTGTTTCATTAATTTTGTTCGGAATTAAAGGTGCTAATCCTTTGTGAGCAGCATTAGGAATACCTTTGTCTGTACTCTTTCAAATGATTTACATGATTATAATTAATATGCATTATATTGATTATAGAAATAAAAAACGTTTTGATAGAAAATTTGCTATTGAAACAATCAGAATTGGTTTACCAATTACTTTGGAAATGGGTTTATGAAATGTATGTAATTTTATGTCCCGTTCAGCAGTTGCTGGATTAGGAACTCCGAACGGTGAGGATATTGACAAATATATTAATCTAAATGTATACATTAATACTATTAACCAATTTTCAGGAACTTTCTTACAAGCAATTTCAACTGTAACTTCAATCTTAGTTGCCCGAGAAATTGGTAGAGGCTCAGTTGATGATGCTTATCATCAAGGAATGAATTGTTGAAAAATCTCTGTTTATGCCCAATTAATTTTATCAACACTAACTTTTAGTGCTGTTTATCCACTTTTAGTTTGGGTATTTAATGCTGATACACAAATTGTTATTAAGTTTGGAATTATAATATTTGCTATTGCCAACATTAAAACTCTCTTCGACACCGTTAACCTAACTCTTTTAAGAGCGTTATGAGCTGTTGGTGATTTATGAACGCCATTGATTGTGTCAATCTTTACAATGACAATCGGAATGGTTATGATTCCATTAATTATTGAATACACCTTTACTGGAGCTACTGGTTTAGGTTTGATTTATATTTGATTAGGAATTTTACTAGATCCAATTGGTAGAGCAACAATTTATGTAATTCGTTGACGTGGTCGTAAATGAACTAAATATGCTAAAAAGTTATAA